The DNA segment TGTTCGTATTGCAGAAGATCCACTCTTGTGTGTCGTTAAGGGCGCAGCGCGTGTTCTAGAAAATCTAGACAAGTATCGCGAAGCGTTAATGAAATAGCTTATGCGCAAGCCTCAGTTGGGTGGTATTACCGTCAAAAAAAAATACGGTCAGCACTTCCTTAAAGATCAGTCGGTGATACGTAGTATTATTTCTGCTGTTGAGCTAACAGATGATACATCTGTATTTGAGATAGGGTGTGGTGAAGGTATTTTAACGCGTGCAATCTTACAGACACCTGTCAAACGATTGTGGGTATTTGAGATTGATCAAGAATGGGCTGAGTATGTACGTACGTCAGTTACAGATGATCGCATAACGATCTTTAATGAAAACTTTCTCGATGTTGATTTGTTTGGGCGGTTATCTGAACACCAACCCTGGGTATTGCTTGCCAATCTTCCATATCAAGTTACGTTTCCGATTTTGCATAAGCTTCAAGCGCATCGTTCTTTGCTCAAAGAAGGTGTGATTATGATTCAGGAAGAGGTTGCGCAAAAGATTCTGAAAACATCAGGACGAGGGTATGGATATCCTTCAATTTTTTTCCAACACTATTTTATATGGAAAAAATTAGATAAAGTTCTGCCGTCGGCATTTTATCCACCACCAAAAGTCGATTCGCGGTTGTTGTATTTTAAGCCAAAGCCAGATCCAGGACAGATTCCACGAGAAGAAGAGTTTTGGAACTTTATCAAGCATTGCTTTAGGCAACCGCGGCGGACGTTGCGGAATAATCTTCAACAAACACACTATGATGTAGGTATGCTGTCGGATAAAGAACTTTCTTTACGTGCGCAACAGATGAGTAAGGATGATCTGATTACGATTTGGAAACGATTGATTACGGTATGATCGGTATACTGATTTCATCCTCTGTAAAGCAAAGGCCCTGCGCCTGTCGTTTTCTTGCGCCGCTTTGTTGTTTAGGATGATAGACCGCAGGACGTGATTGGACTCGGGCAAGATTCCTTCTTCTATGTCCTTCTTTTTTAAGAGATTCTCCAGGTTTACACAAAGCAGCGATTGTTTGTAGTTGTCCAAATGCTTTGAGCTCTATGAATGATGTTTCCGTGTGCTTCAGGGATGGTTTTGTTCTTATGCGCATAATGTTTCTTTGTGGATGAAGTTCAACAACAAGTTTTTGCCCTGTTTTTTGTGTCTCTAGTTGTTTGATGATGGCAGGAGTCACAGCTGCAAGGGGTGCCGGATAGAGAGGAAAGTTTTCTCGGTAATGTGATGCCCCCCCGCCTAAAAACCAGAGTTCGGTATGGCCTGGGCTGTAATTCCTTTTTTTGAATTTTTTATGACCGTGGGGATTATAGGCAAGGTCTTTAGCCGCTTGTTGATTATCTTTATATTTTGAACGTGGTTTATAAAAGTATGCCTTAATCTGTACTTGTGTTACATAGTCGGGCACGGTGAAGTTTGACCGTGAATGGAAGCTTCGTTTTGCAAAAAACCGCTTAAATGAGAAGAAATCTTTGGTTTGAATTCGATCGAATGTAGAATAAAACACGTATACTTTTTTAAAGAGAGTATCTGCAACATACTTATCAGTTTCACAACAAATAGGGACACCTAACATAACGGCTTCATCGACATATAGATCATGTGATTGTTGTTCTTGTCGAACTTTTCCGAGGTTGAGCATAATATTTCCACCATGGCTATACGCCACGATCCTGAGTTTTGGTTGTGTGCCGTATCGATTTGTTAATTTTTTTATTTCCCGTGCAAGGCTATCGTATAATAGTTGTGCCTCTGCATAGCGAGTGCTTGCGCTTAATAATCCTGACCAGCCGAACGTATAGTAAAGATTGGTAGTTGGTGTGTCGTTAACGGTTTTAGTTACGTAATCATAGAGGGATGCGACGGCACATGCTCCAGACGGAGCTCCACCGGGATGTGCTTGAACTGGTTTGAGCCCTAACCCTTGCATTGCTTGATTGTGTCTAAAGAATGGGTCGTTGCGTACTGCAGCGACAGCTCGATCATATGCGGAATCTTCTACATGATCACGCATCACATTGAGCAAGTCACTTGTACAAAACCTAGGCATTACAGCTCCGTGAATAAAGATTGTCATCCATACGGGGCATTCCCTCGGTGCTGGGTTAGCGTAGATTGATGTGGTGATCCCTACCATGGTGTAGAGCATCCATATGCATGATGGACGGCCCTTATTCATAATGCTCCTTTATATGATGCGGACGGAAAGAAGCGTATCATGCCCCCTCATTTTAATATAAGCATGCCAGGAGCGACTCGTGCAAGGGTTTTACTGTTTTATTGAATGATATGGGGGTGTTTCTATAGGATACATGATGAAGATTCATCAATGGAATAAGGAGGGGTCATATGATACTAAAACGCATGAGAGCGTGTCTTAAGCTTATTGGTCAATTTACAAAAGTCCTTATTAATATGACATATGGTATGTGGAAGCTGTCGCGGCTCAAAGAGCCACGGGTTACTATTTTCGGTGGAAGTAAAGTTGGTCAGGGACATGTGTACTCGCGTAAAGCAATGGAGCTGGCACAAAAACTTGTTGATCATGGTATTTCCGTGTTGACGGGTGGTGGGGCCGGAGTTATGCAAGCAGCGAATTGTGGAGCTATTAGCGACGGCACCAAAGAAATACGAAGTATGGGCATTGGATTGAAAAGTTTTGGCGATGACATTAACCAATGTGTTCAAGATTATGTGTTGATGAATCATTTCTTTTCAAGAAAGTGGTTATTGATTAACTACTCGGTTGGCCACGTATTTTTCCCTGGCGGATTTGGTACACTCGATGAGCTATCAGAGGTGGCAACACTCATTCAAACCCATCAATTGGCATATAGTGTTCCAGTGATTTTGATTGGTGTAGAGTATTGGAAACCTTTGCTCGAATGGGCAAACAAGGCCGTATCGGAAGGACTCTTAAAAGAGAAAGATAGAGGCGTGCTTGTTGTGACTGATGATCTTGATGAGGCTCTGCGTATTTTAAAAGCACGATGCGATGTTGTAAAAATGAGCACATAAAGTTGCTGTGGGATGCGATATAGGAGGATGTATGAATTCATTCTTGCTTGTAGGGGTTGGTGGCTTATTCGGAGCACTTACTCGCTATACATTCTGGGAGTATGTTCCCATGAATATTTTGGCGAAAGTGCTTGTTATTAATATGGTTGGCTGTATGTTGACGAGCTTCATGTTTGCGTTTTATGGACATGATAACCCTGTCACACTTTTTGCATGTGTTGGTTTTTTTGCCTCATTTACAGTTATTTGGCGTTTTATTCATGAGGTTGTTGAGCTGTGGGTGTACCAGTCTGCAGCAGCGGCATTACTCTATATGGTACTCATGAATCTTGGTTGCATGCTTGCGGTGATGCTGGGACGGGCCCTGGCAGTGAGGGCAATGCTCTGATTGCATGGAGAACGCATTCGAAATGGTGTGGCTCGGAAAACAGAACACTGTTCATACCGACTGAACGTGCGGCAAGAACATTGTCGGCCTTGTCATCAACAAAGATTGTTTGTTCTGCTTTAAGATCAAACGTGTCTAAAAAGAGAAGGTACATGCGCAGATCCGGCTTATGAAGATAGGTATATTCAGGCATTGGCATAAAAAAGCCATCGAAATCGTCAAAGTAATCTGGGTACAATTCTTGAAATTCTTTGAATGTTGTTGAGCCAATGTTGGAGAGAAGATAAATTTCAAACCCGCGCTTTTTAAGTTCTTTGATTAGTTCAAATGTGCGTTTGATCGGAATTTGACAGTTGGCAATGCGATTGCCTTTATCTTGGAACTCTTTAAGTCCGGGATGAATTGTTCCGAGATCATTGAGCACTTTTTCACCAACTTTACCGCTTGTTAGCGCACATATAATTCTAAAGGTGACTTTTGGGTTTAAAATGATGTTCCAGAGCCGTGGAGTCGTAAAAAAAAGTAAGAGAGCATTGGCAAGCATAGTAGGATAATCTGGTTTAAAGAGAACATGATGGAGATCAAACGCAAAAACTGTTTTATGTGGCCGTGCGGGACGAAGCGCAGTGAGATTTGATGCTTGATCTCGTTTGTACCAGGAGTATGCGGTATCAGTTCCGAATGTGGTAAGGCCAGTCATAATGGTTATTGGATTTGTTCCACATAGATATAGCATTGCGCCTAGAGTATTATATGCGTGTGTGCTGGTGTGAATGAAAAACGTCATTGCGGTGAGAATAACGATACGCTTCATACTCCTCTCCTCGAGCAAGATTACTTTTTAAGTAATCGTTTCAAATCGATTTCATAATATGATGTCACCACAAAATCGGCGTATTTTACTTGTTCTGGTTTGTTTGCGGAGTTCATACCAATACAAAACATGCCGGCTGCTTTTGCGGCACCAACTCCTGCAGCAGAATCTTCAATAGCGATGCAGTGCTTCGGAGTTAAGCGTAGTTGTTTTGCAGTGTACAAGTAAACAGCTGGATCTGGTTTACATGCATTATTGACGCGGGAGATATTATAAATATGTTTTCCAAAGAAGGTGTCGAGCTTAAGTTTTTTGTTAGTAACTTCCACTGTTTCATCAGATGCATTGGTGGCAATACCTGATTTGAGTTTGTATTTTTGAGTAATTGTTTGATGAAAATCTACAAACCCTTCAACAAATGAAATTTGCTGCTCATACAAGACATTAGCGATATCCACGAGCTCACGTACTAGTGATTGTACGCTCTCTGGGCGTTTGAGTTGATCTTTGATGACGTGGCAACATGGCTCGAGACCAGAACCACAGGTTGCGTCTAGGATGATGTGGATGGTTGTATCAGGAATTGAGGGATCCTTTTTTTTAAGCATTTGCTTAATGGCATCCTCCCAGATGTGCTCGGTTTGCACAATGGTGCCATCCATATCAAAAATGATTCCTTCATATTTCATGATCTACCCCCTAAGTTCCATATTTTCATCTCTTTGCTATACTCGTCCTATATCACAATGAACCCCATTTTTCACGGTTACTTGAGTATAGATTATGATACAACTAAAACGATTCCAATACCTGATATCGTCTGGCGCTTTCCTTAGTGTACTGGCTTTAGCGGGGTATTTTAAAGTAAGTTACCTTGTTGGGTCAAAAAATGCTTTTCTATCAGGAACAGAGATTGTCAGCCCTCTTGCCGGTTGGTTTGGAGGATTATGGTGTGTTGGAGGACTATTTCTAGGGCGCTATCTTCTTTCAGGTCTTTCAATCATGGCATTTCTTCTCCGGCGGTTGCCGGGTTTGTGTGGTGCGCTTTGTTGGGGAACTACGAATCGTATTGTGCGTGTTGGTATTCCGGTGGGGTGTATGATTCTTTTTCATCTGCATCCAATTGGGCGTATGGTTTCACCGTACACCTGGTATTGGTTTATTCCTATTATCGTATATGGAATTCGTTCGACCTCTGTGTTTGGATTATCACTTGCTAATACGTTTGTATCCCATGCCGTTGGCTCTGTGGTGTGGTTATATACCATGCCCATGGCAGCGGAATATTGGTGGTTTTTGATTCCAGTAGTTGCAGTTGAGCGTTGCGTAATCGCTAGTTGCATGGCAGGGCTGGTTAAGATAAGTGCGTTTATTCAATTGAAACTTCGCATGAACAGAACATTACGGTATAGTGGGCATCGCATTCGGTCTACACACACGATCTAGAGGTTGAGAGGATGGTGAATCACATCGCATTAATTATGGATGGTAATCGTCGCTGGGCGAAGAAACGAGCTTTCGTTCCATGGCGTGGCCATCGGGAGGGTGTTGAAGCGGTGCGTCGAGTAGTGGAGTATAGTGCCAACCGCAATATCAAGCATCTTTCTTTATATGCGTTTTCTTTGGAAAATTTTAAGCGATCCAAAGAGGAGGTTGGTTACCTTTTTGATCTTGTATTAGAGTTTGCAAAAGAAACATTACAGGAATTTATTAAAGAAAAGATTCGAGTTCGATTTGTAGGTGATCGTTCCTTATTCCCAAAACATGTTCTTCCTGCACTGGAAGAATTAGAAGAACAAACAAAAAATTTCGATCGATTATCGGTTCATTTTTTATTCTGTTATGGCGGACGTCAAGAATTGATAGCGGCAGGGCGTTGTCTTGCCGATAAGGTTCAGCGTGGTGAGCTCGCACCAGAACATGTGACCGAGGATACATTTGTGTCGTGTCTATGGACGCATGGGATACCTGATGCAGATCTCATTATACGAACGGGAGGCCAACATAGATTGAGTAATTTTTTGCCATATCAAAGCACCTACAGTGAGTTGTATTTTACGGACATGTTCTGGCCAGATATTCAGGCGCGGGATCTTGACGCTGTGTTGGAATGGTATGAACAGGTAAAAAGGAATTTTGGTAAATGAAAACCGTCTGCATGCTAGGTGAGGGGGCATGGGGGACAGCGGTGGCAACTGTACTTGCGCACAACGGCATCAAGGTAAAGCTATGGTGCCAGGATCCATCAGTTGCCAACTGCATCAAAACTCAACATCGTAATGAGCGTTATTTCCCATACTTTGCATTGAATTCACTGATAGAACCCGTTACTGATATCAAACAGGCACTTTCTGGTGTAACGTATGTATTTGTATCAACGCCGGTTAAGTATTTTCGATCAGTGTTAGAACAAGCAGGCGATTCAATCTATGAAGATCAAATATGGATCTGCTTGAACAAGGGAATTGAAAATGAGACGCTCTTGTTCCCTTCTCAAATCATAAACGATGTGTGTGATTGCTCGGTGCGAACTGCTGTTTTGGCCGGTCCTAGTTTTGCATATGATCTAGCTGCCAAGCGAGTGACGGCAGTGACTATTGCTGCTGATGATTGTGATTTAGCCAGTCAAATCCAAGGACTTATGGCTAATGAATATTTTCGACCTTATACCACTGATGACATAGTAGGCGTACAGCTTGGTGCTGCATTGAAAAATGTTATGGCGCTTGCTGTTGGTATTGCTGATGGTGCAGGTATGACTGACAATACGACGGCATTTCTGTTAACACGAGGTATTTCAGAAATTGCTCAACTAGTAAAGCGACGAGGTGGTCGTATACAGACTGTATATGGGTTATCAGGTATAGGCGATACGATTATGACAGCAATGAGTAAATTAAGTCGCAATCGTCAGGTTGGTTTGCTTTTGGGGCAGGGTAAGAGCTTGGCAACCATACAACAGGAACGACCGGTTCTTCCTGAGGGAATCAATACGGTGCGTTCTATGTACCAGATGATGGAGCGTCATGGTCTTGAGTTGCCGATTTGTCATGGTGTGTACAACATAGTATTTCACGGTTCAACGATCCATGAGCTGGTTGCATCACTTATGGCGCGGTCTTTAGAGCCAGAATGTTAAAAAAGAGTCCCCGGAGGGACTCTTTTTATGCTTTGTATGTACTTAATTTAGTCGTGTGCTGATAAAGAGAGATTGCCGTGGAGTATTTCTGAATTTTGTACAAGTTCACGCATAGCTTTAACTGTTGTTCCGAGTTGCATCCATGTTGTTTCATCAAAGCTTTCAGCCTCTAGTGCTTCTAACAGGTTTGCTGCTTGATCTAAAAGTTGCGCCCATTCTTCCGCGTTCTTTTCGGTTGCGTCACGATGAATACTGAATGATATTTCGAGAGTATTGATTTCATCTCCCTTATCGCGTAACTCTTGTGGTATTCCAGCGCATGCGTATGATCCAATTAGGGCAATTGCTAGTAGTTTCTTCACAGTCCGCTCCTTATAATAGTGGCGTCTAGATTAGATGCGGCGAGTGTAGCACAATCGGTTTAGGAATCAACTTGGAGCTGTACCGAAAGCGGTTGTGTCAGATCAACTAGGGATCCGGGAAGTGGTTTTTGGTCTAGTACAAGACAAGACCGACACACGTGATTAGCTCGTGGTTCTTTGCGATGCACAATGGTAAGTTGTGCTTGGTAATTTCCCAGCAACTCTTTGACCTCAGACAGTGGAATATTTTTGAAATCGGGAAACAGACATAGAGCATGTGAGCCGTCGCTGATGTACACATCAACCGTATGCGCATCCAGCAACATTCCTGGTTCTGGTGATTGTCCGATGCACGTGTTTTGTGGGTGGTGGCCTTTGAGTGGGTAATATTTAGGTCGTAAGCCATGTCGCTTACAGTAGTCGTCTATGATCTTTTTTTGTTTTGTTTGAAAGTTTGGGGTTATTTTTTTTGGAGGTTTACGCGATAGAGTTAGAAAGATTGGTTGGTTTTGTTTGATTCCGTGGTGTGCTGCGGGGGTTTGCTCAAGAACGGTTCCTTCTTCGAGGTCTACCTCTTCTCTGTATCCTGTAATTCTGAACATCAGGTTATGTTCTTCGGCAACCTGGGCTGCTTGTACCAATGAAAGCCCAATCACTTTTGGGGCATCATATTCTGGGACTGAAAGCATGCTATTGAGTAGCTGGTATCCCAGGGCAAAACATAAAAATGGTAATAACCACAGATAATGAGATAGGGTCATGTAACAGCTCCTTACAGGAGTGTAATGATACACAGAGAGTCAGTTTTTGCTACTACTGGAAGGTTACAACAA comes from the Candidatus Babeliales bacterium genome and includes:
- a CDS encoding TIGR00730 family Rossman fold protein, giving the protein MILKRMRACLKLIGQFTKVLINMTYGMWKLSRLKEPRVTIFGGSKVGQGHVYSRKAMELAQKLVDHGISVLTGGGAGVMQAANCGAISDGTKEIRSMGIGLKSFGDDINQCVQDYVLMNHFFSRKWLLINYSVGHVFFPGGFGTLDELSEVATLIQTHQLAYSVPVILIGVEYWKPLLEWANKAVSEGLLKEKDRGVLVVTDDLDEALRILKARCDVVKMST
- a CDS encoding NAD(P)-dependent glycerol-3-phosphate dehydrogenase; the encoded protein is MKTVCMLGEGAWGTAVATVLAHNGIKVKLWCQDPSVANCIKTQHRNERYFPYFALNSLIEPVTDIKQALSGVTYVFVSTPVKYFRSVLEQAGDSIYEDQIWICLNKGIENETLLFPSQIINDVCDCSVRTAVLAGPSFAYDLAAKRVTAVTIAADDCDLASQIQGLMANEYFRPYTTDDIVGVQLGAALKNVMALAVGIADGAGMTDNTTAFLLTRGISEIAQLVKRRGGRIQTVYGLSGIGDTIMTAMSKLSRNRQVGLLLGQGKSLATIQQERPVLPEGINTVRSMYQMMERHGLELPICHGVYNIVFHGSTIHELVASLMARSLEPEC
- a CDS encoding PASTA domain-containing protein; translation: MTLSHYLWLLPFLCFALGYQLLNSMLSVPEYDAPKVIGLSLVQAAQVAEEHNLMFRITGYREEVDLEEGTVLEQTPAAHHGIKQNQPIFLTLSRKPPKKITPNFQTKQKKIIDDYCKRHGLRPKYYPLKGHHPQNTCIGQSPEPGMLLDAHTVDVYISDGSHALCLFPDFKNIPLSEVKELLGNYQAQLTIVHRKEPRANHVCRSCLVLDQKPLPGSLVDLTQPLSVQLQVDS
- a CDS encoding HAD family phosphatase; amino-acid sequence: MKYEGIIFDMDGTIVQTEHIWEDAIKQMLKKKDPSIPDTTIHIILDATCGSGLEPCCHVIKDQLKRPESVQSLVRELVDIANVLYEQQISFVEGFVDFHQTITQKYKLKSGIATNASDETVEVTNKKLKLDTFFGKHIYNISRVNNACKPDPAVYLYTAKQLRLTPKHCIAIEDSAAGVGAAKAAGMFCIGMNSANKPEQVKYADFVVTSYYEIDLKRLLKK
- the uppS gene encoding di-trans,poly-cis-decaprenylcistransferase, which gives rise to MVNHIALIMDGNRRWAKKRAFVPWRGHREGVEAVRRVVEYSANRNIKHLSLYAFSLENFKRSKEEVGYLFDLVLEFAKETLQEFIKEKIRVRFVGDRSLFPKHVLPALEELEEQTKNFDRLSVHFLFCYGGRQELIAAGRCLADKVQRGELAPEHVTEDTFVSCLWTHGIPDADLIIRTGGQHRLSNFLPYQSTYSELYFTDMFWPDIQARDLDAVLEWYEQVKRNFGK
- the rsmA gene encoding ribosomal RNA small subunit methyltransferase A, which translates into the protein MRKPQLGGITVKKKYGQHFLKDQSVIRSIISAVELTDDTSVFEIGCGEGILTRAILQTPVKRLWVFEIDQEWAEYVRTSVTDDRITIFNENFLDVDLFGRLSEHQPWVLLANLPYQVTFPILHKLQAHRSLLKEGVIMIQEEVAQKILKTSGRGYGYPSIFFQHYFIWKKLDKVLPSAFYPPPKVDSRLLYFKPKPDPGQIPREEEFWNFIKHCFRQPRRTLRNNLQQTHYDVGMLSDKELSLRAQQMSKDDLITIWKRLITV
- a CDS encoding CrcB family protein, which gives rise to MNSFLLVGVGGLFGALTRYTFWEYVPMNILAKVLVINMVGCMLTSFMFAFYGHDNPVTLFACVGFFASFTVIWRFIHEVVELWVYQSAAAALLYMVLMNLGCMLAVMLGRALAVRAML
- a CDS encoding HAD-IA family hydrolase, encoding MKRIVILTAMTFFIHTSTHAYNTLGAMLYLCGTNPITIMTGLTTFGTDTAYSWYKRDQASNLTALRPARPHKTVFAFDLHHVLFKPDYPTMLANALLLFFTTPRLWNIILNPKVTFRIICALTSGKVGEKVLNDLGTIHPGLKEFQDKGNRIANCQIPIKRTFELIKELKKRGFEIYLLSNIGSTTFKEFQELYPDYFDDFDGFFMPMPEYTYLHKPDLRMYLLFLDTFDLKAEQTIFVDDKADNVLAARSVGMNSVLFSEPHHFECVLHAIRALPSLPGPVPASPQACNQDS